DNA from Daucus carota subsp. sativus chromosome 1, DH1 v3.0, whole genome shotgun sequence:
ATTTGGACAGAGTACATCACAAGCCGGCACTTCTCATGTTAATGATCAATTTAATGCACGAATTCCCGGGATGTTAAATCCAGAAATTTCCGGTGGTGAAAATCCTATTTTAGTTGCCGAGTGGCCAGTCCCTGAAAAGCCATATGCTTGCAGTTGTTGTCAAGTTATAAGAGAAATTATTCATACTATTGGTATGCACATGTATAATTATTTACGCAATTTTGTGCGGTTTATTTCtagatttatgttttgttttaccATATTTCAGAGGGAGAATCCAGGAAGTTTGAGATTCATGGAAGACTTGGTATGATTTCTCATGGAATCCTTGAAATATGTCGCGGTAATATGACTGATCCTAACAAAGAGCATCACTTTTATGAgtaagtttaatttttttttggctaCAAGACTGCATACACTTAGGCAAATTTGAAGTCTTTGAATTACTTATAGTATTGTACATAGTTTTTGCAGGGAAAGTATAGATAGGGTGAGGATGTTCCTGGAACAATATTGCGAAAAGCAAAAAGGGGCAGGCTACACCATAGTGAAAGATCCCATTTTGACATTCTATCAGGCCATGTCAGTTGGAATTGATTGGAATTTAGGTTTCGATATAAATGACCTTGACTTTCTTCAAGGATCTCCGTTACACATAGGTCTGATTTTTTTTGTCCGCTTggaatttggatttcatttgaaattctgaatttgaacAAATAACCTGTTAGGGaatatggatttggattttaaatgaaattcaggacattcaaatattagtataaatctgagaatttgaaatgaaaactCAAATTCTGTCATTTAAAATGAAATGCACTTTTCCAAACGCCCTCTAATACTAGTTGCACTCCTCTTTTCCTAGCATATTTTTGTTGTTATTCTTTCGGTGAGTTCATTCAAGGGTACTGCAATTGTCTTCGAGTACTCgtaattcttttaattttctgCAGGTGATAGAGGGCAATCTAATGTTCAACAACCCGAGGCTCAGAGCAATGAAGTGAGACCAAATACGAGGAACTATAAACAACAGGTTTTGTctgtataaatttgttaatcttTTCATGTCCATGCCAGattatatcataatattttatgtcGTATTATTTATAATGTGTAAATTGTTGACTGATGCAGAGGGAGAGAACTAAGACTCTAACACTAAATGATTTCTCGCCATTTTTTCATCTTCCACAAAATGATGCTGCTAAAGAAGTTGGAGTTTCGGCCACTGTATGTAAGAAAATTTGTCGCAATGCAGGTCTGAAAAGATGGCCATTTAGAAAGGTCGTTTCTTCACACTTTCAACTGAAAATATGACTATACTTCTTGTAAGGTCACGCTAAAATGTGCATTCCAGTCACAGTGATTCTCATTTTGTAGATAAAAAGCCTTCAGAACAAAATAGAGGTGAGTAGCAGAAGTCTGAATGCCGCTAATCCTGAAGAAAGAGCACGTGCTGAGGCCGATATACAGAACTTTAGGCGAGAGATTGCTTCATTTTATCCTCCATATACATAATACTCAATTCTATATGTACTCCTGCAAAATGTTGCAAGTTGATCATACTGGAAGACTTTAGTCTTTAGATATTTTTGGCTCTTCTTTATATAGCTGTGGAAATTGAATTCTGGCAATTTCATACACAATAGATTTTAGGCTGTAGATATATTGGTAGTGATTTATCTGATGTATCCAAAGACAAACCTTGTGTTGTAAATCTGATGCTTTCCTACTGACAATCGTCGATCCTTTACATATATACTGAGTCAAGATAGTCAAATGGTGCTATGGATGATTTGATTGTTAATTGTGACCAACACTGTCATTTCAAATGCACATTATCTAAGAGTAGAAAGGGCTTCGTAACGAAGCTTCTTTCCAATTGTGGAAATACAAACTTCAGAAAACCTCTGCACCTGCTGAGGGCTACAACATTAGTGTACATCATTATTACAACTTTAGCATAGAGTAATCCAACATATTGTGTAGACTGTTCTGAAAACCATCCCTTATAGTCTTATACTCAGCGGCCCTCCTTACTCTTTTAGAGAAGGGGCTTGGGTCCGCGTACATCTAACACACTAAGCGGgatactgagtatgtttggtttagAGGATTTGTTCATGGACAAGTTTGGAACCCTCCACGTGAGAATTGGATGTATTTATACCAAATGCATAATCTTTGTGTACCTTTGTATGTAGTTTCAAGAAGCCAagattataattttcataataaaaCTCTCCATACGTGAGTAATTTTCCCCATCAAACTTATTTTATGAACATTCTAAAGTTCTTAAATCCTATTCACAGCGAACAAAATGCTTAAATGAGTACCAAATTAGttactatataaatttatgtttactcataaaaaaaataatcaaaatcatcACATATTCACATAGTACGTTGATACAATGCTATATGAAGTCCCATCTTTGATCTTTGATATACtataaaaagataattgtaatttaattttaagtagCAGTTACAAgttttcttgttttattttgtcCTTCCAATTTACAAATcgtttatatgtttttgtatggTCACACCTATTCGAATCACAACTAATATATAACCGTAATAACTGCCTCTTCCTGCAGTATTTTTCATTCCCTCCATTCTTAACAAATGGCAGACCCTAATACACATGTCCCTGATCACCATGACCCCGAACACAACTCTGACGAATCTCTCGGctttgattttcaattttctccTCCTAGTGGCGAAAACATAATGTTGGATGAGGATGTCACTAAACTTGTGCAGGAACGcagaaaaaaaatgttgaatgAAGATGTGATACAAATTGGACTAGATACTTCGCAGACAGGGCCTTCTGGTGGTCTAAATGGACAAAGTAACGAAGATCTGAGCGGGAACTTAAACCGggatttttcaaattttggaaaTCCTACTCCACTCGCGCAGTGGCCTGTCCCTGAACAGCCTTATAGCTGCTCTTGTTGTCAAGTACTAAGAGAAATCATCCATACTATCGGTATGTAACATGTTCAAATGTACATGTGTTTCTGATTCCGTACTTAATACAGTTTAATTAAGATTTATGATTTGCTTCGTTATATTTTAGATGGAGAAAGTAGGAAGTTTGAGATTCATGGAAGGGTCGGAGAGATTTTTCATGGAATTCTTGAAATTTGTCGCCGTGATGTGCATCCTCCATATAAAGTGTACCAAATGTTTGAGTAAGTTTGATTTTgagcattttaattttaataccaTTATTTCCATTCAAATGTACTCATGTCCTTGCTTAGTTTTTGCAAGGAAACTATACTTGATATAAAGGCATTCCTAGTTCAATACTGCGAAGACAGAACAGATGCTGGTTACACAATGGTGAAAGATCCACTTTTGGAATTTAATGAAGCCTTGAATATCGGATCAGATTGGGATTATGATCCTAATGCTGATGAATTTTCTCTTGGATCTCTGATGGATATAGGTCTCGGTTTCTTTATTAGTACTCTTTAAGTTTTATTTCCCCGGTATATATCATTATAGCTTTTAGAAGATCACTTGAGGGTACAGATACTGTGTTTGAGTACATGTTATGCTTTGCTTTTCTGCAGATGATAATACAGGGCAACCACCAGAAGAACCTGACGATTCTCAACCTCAGGCTCGACGCAATGAAAAGGGATCAAAGGGGAAGGGCAAATTAGTGGTCACTGAAAAGGGATCGAAGGGGAAAGGCAAATTAGTGGCCAATGAAAAGGGATCAAAGGGGTCAAAGGGGAAGGGCAAATTAGTGGTCAATGAAGCGAGCAAAAAAGTGAGCAAAAGAACGAAGAATAAGGCCAAAAGTATCTATAAAGAGGGCCGAAGGATTTACAAAGAACAGGTTGGAACTTCATCTTCGCTATTTACAGCGTGCAATCACTTCTATAACAAttagaatttataaattttgaaccAAGACTAATTCTATTCTAAAAATCTGCGAATTTTTCAAGGCATGATGCATGTTCCACTTGTTAGCTTATCTGTATAGTGTTACTTCCTGAATAATACAGAGGGTCTTCACTAGTCAATTGGAAATGAAAGATTTTGCCGATTACTTGCATCTTCCGATGTATGCTGCTGCTAAAAAATACGATATCTCCTCTCGTGCACTTAAAAACCTATGTGATCGTAAAAGTTTTACCTGGCCATATGAAAAGGTTTCCAATTCTTCCTGTGCATAACTAAATTCACGATACAACTACGTATTTACTTCTTTCCCTTTCGCGCCTGCTAAAATTTGCGTTTTGCAGATAAAAAAGTGTGAAAGGCAGATAAAGAGAAATAGGGCAGTTCTGAATTCATCAGTTGATGCCAAAGAAAAGAGACGTGTTGAGGCCGAGATAATTGAATTGGAGCAAGAGATAGCAAGTCTTTTGGCTCCAACATTCAAAGACAAATGATCACTACCACATATAGTAAGATTGTAAAATATTGTAACTTTGATCAGGCTGCAGGGAAGTCTTTAGATATGTTTCTTCTCCTTCCGTAGctgtaaatatttgattattgttCAGTAAATCAAGATGTGATGCATTCATAGACTGGTCTGCTAGATTTTACGAATCAATGTGATGGAGATTATTAACAGTTATTTTCACTCAACATTGTCTGGAAACTTGAGATGCATAAACTCTGAAAGCTTTCTGAAATTATTTAGTACTACTGACCTAACATTTAAGAGTTCGAAGTATCTAAAGAGATTCTGCATAACATTCTTCAAGTAAATTTAGCACTGCATTGTACTCCAAACCATTTTTTTCGATCTGAAAAATCCAATgttcttctgattctgcacaCTCTAATGCGAAAAAAGGTCAGCAACTCCAAAGATTGAACTGAACTGAACAATGACAATGACTGTTTGAACATAACTCAAGTTATGATCTATGTTTTTCTTTTGTTCACGAGTTATGATCTCTGTTTACTGTTTAGATTTTTAATATGTGTCATTTTTCTATTACCGTATTTTGAAACTaaagttaattttattttttttaatatcaaacTCATCATTCGTCtgattcaaatatatcaaattagtcaCTCATTTCAAAATTGACTCAATTTGATCACTAGCTTGAAATTTTATATGAGTAAATCATATGTTAATAACTAAATTGATATCAAATTTAAACTTTTCAATGATCAAGTTGATACAAATTTTCAAACCATTGAGTGCAGGTTAAAACTGCAGGAGTGACCTGATCCGTTACGAACAGGCCCAAACACTAAATACCCAAAACCCAATCAGGCCCAGAAAAGTAATACTGGTTAGGCCCAAATCGGCCCAAAACTGCATATACATCaaacaattttgataaatccGGACTCTTCCCACATCTCTGAAATCCAATTAATACCAGACTTCCAATCACATTCACCTTCTACccctctctctcatctctctctctctctcatcaaGGTCAAAATAAATTCCCATATATTTCCCTCCTATCCCCTCTCTCTGCAAACCTATACATACAaacattacacacacacacacaattgtCTTGATCTATTTTCTTGAAATTGTGGTTTCAAAAAGAACCCATTTTTAATCTGTATCCAGCACTCATGGACGGTGGTCAGCAGTATAATCCTCGAACTGTTGAGGAGGTCTTCAGGGATTTCAAGAGCCGTAGAGCTGGCATGATTAAAGCCCTCACCACTGGTAAAGTTTGCatctttttcttgattttctaaagaacatttttaaattattatttttttgggtTTTTAATTATGGGGTTTGGTGAAAATTAGTGATCAATTACGCGTGATTTTTGTGGGTTTTGCAGATGTTGAAGATTTCTTCCAGCAGTGTGACCCGGGTTGGTTTTTACTGTGTTATTGTCATTGTTTTTGAATTGATTGTACTTTAAATTACTGTCAAGAATTTAATATGTGATTTTTTACTGTAATATATACTCGTAAATTGT
Protein-coding regions in this window:
- the LOC108224673 gene encoding uncharacterized protein LOC108224673, with the translated sequence MADPNSDVPDYDIPITNFDEMLIPEGSLGFEYEGLNDQPIGENIMLNEDMNQFGHDQPIGENIVSNVDRNQLGHDHPIDENRMSDENMNQFGQSTSQAGTSHVNDQFNARIPGMLNPEISGGENPILVAEWPVPEKPYACSCCQVIREIIHTIEGESRKFEIHGRLGMISHGILEICRGNMTDPNKEHHFYEESIDRVRMFLEQYCEKQKGAGYTIVKDPILTFYQAMSVGIDWNLGFDINDLDFLQGSPLHIGDRGQSNVQQPEAQSNEVRPNTRNYKQQRERTKTLTLNDFSPFFHLPQNDAAKEVGVSATIKSLQNKIEVSSRSLNAANPEERARAEADIQNFRREIASFYPPYT